accggGAGCACCGGGAGCACCGTTGCCAGGAGCGCCAGAAGTGTCGGCGCCAGTGCCAGGAGCACCGGtagcaccaccagcagcagcaccagtgTCGGGAGGACCCTTGTCAATGGGGCCATCATCTCCGGAGTCGGACGAGCCAGTGCCAGTGCCAGTGCCAGCGCCAGAGCCAGTGCCAGAGCCGGAGCCAGTGCCAGAGCCAGATCTCGAGCCGGAGTCGGAGCCAGAGTCAGGATCGCAATCAGCACCCGAGTCAGAGTCAGCGTCAGAGCCAGGAGCGGAAGCGGATCCAGAAGAACCACCATTGGCAGACCCAGAAAGATCGGTAGTGCGGCCGCCCTCGATGCCAACAGGCTTGTTGCCCCACTTTTTGAAGACATCGACAatggcagcggcggctgGCTTGGGCTTGCCCTTGGCGTCGAAGAGCAGAGGATCGGCACCCTTGCCCATTCCCGTCAACCAGGTGTGCGAGTCGACGAGACCCCACATGGATACACCAAAGGCACCACCTTCAAGCGCAGCGTGCACGAGATTACCGTactgctgcgcctgcttTTCGAGATCGGCAGAGGATTGGATGGGGATGTCAACTTCAGAAAGCACGACCGGGATCTTCTCGGATGTCCAGCGCTTGATGGAAGCGAGCATGTCCTGGTAGGTGTTTTGGAGCGAGATGTGGAACTGAAGACCGACAGCATCGATAGGTACACCTTGGGCAAGCCActtcttgatcgtcttgaaGGCAAAGTCGGACTTGGCGTTGAGCGACTCCATGCCGTAGTCGTTGACAATGATCTTGTAGTCGGGACACTgcttcttgacgagcttgagcacctcCATGTAGCCTTCTTCGCCAATGACCTCAAAGTAGCCGTTCTTCTTGAAGCCGTTTCCACTGTCGTCAAAGACCTCGTTGAGCACATCGATACCCCAGAAGTCGGCTTCCTTGATGATCTTGGAGCACATCTTGTTGGTGACGAAATCGGTGATGGTCTTCATCATGGCCTCCTTGCTGAACGACTGCTGCATCATCTTTTGGCTCTGTTCGGCGCCCCAGATGAGCGTGTGGTACTTCCacttgagcttggtgcCCTGGTTAGCCTTGGCGACGCCGTTGAGCAGTTCGGTCCACGAGTTTTCGTTTTCGTAGATCATACCCATCTTGAGCGAGTTGCCAGGGGTGACCCAGGGCATATACTTGGCGAGTGGGGCGACGATAGGATCCTTGAGATCGCCGTTGTCCACTTCACAAccgaggaagaagccgGATGGAAGCGTCTTTACCAGATCTTCACCAGTCACGCTTGAAACATCGGTGGACCAGTGCATCTGACCAGCAGCGGAAGCCGAAACGACAACGCTtccagcagcggcaggaTGGTTGAGAGGATCCGCACCACCGTTTCCAAAGCCTCCGGGACCGGGAGCGGCGGGGTGGTTGAGAGGGTCAGCGCCGCCGTTGCCAAAGCCCTGACGTCGAACGAGACGGTCCAGCCGTTGAGAAGAGTTGGGAACACGGCCCATGACACCGCCAGCGGTGAGCATGAGCGCGAAGGCGAGCTTAGAGCTCACCATTTTGATGAAGAGAAGATAAAAAAAACGAAAGAGAAACGGGGTTAAGAGGAGAAAGGGCGAGAGAATGTGATCACAACACAAGAGAGGAGGAGGGATGAGGAGCAAAAGGGGAAGCATGTCGAAGGGTCAAGTGGATTTATAGATTGTCGCATTCATGAGgtccaagcagctcaaggaaTCACTGCCAATCACCACCATGTGGGGTCACAGCCACCGGGGGATGACTATAGGAGACGAGCGCTCGAGAGGACGCCTGATTTGGCTCGAAAAGGAACGCTTGGAGGATAGGGAGGAAGACGGGTCTGTGATTCAGCACCTTGGCCCTAAGCAAGCTCCTGAGATGATCATTGTTAAGGGGCGCGGTGGCAACATCTTCATTAGATGGGCGTTGAGAAATTGCAAAACAGAGACTGTGACTTGGGACTGTTGCAACAGATAAAGCCCACTCACCggcaagagcgagagcagcaatcgtcaatcgtcaCTATTTTGCGACGAATGTAGGGCAACATCTGGAAAAGAGTGATATTGAAGCAGTCTCAAAGTGAGGTGGGATGACTGGCAGCCTTTGGGATACCAAAGAGGCGGCGTTCTCCTATGCAACCAACTGACAGATGTGACGGTAGTCTATGAGAGACAGCAACGTGCGGCAAAAGCGACAACCTCGTGAGCGACATGAAGTGTGGGGCAGAAGACGGAAGCCTATGATACCATCTGGACAGGAGACTGCTGCTCATGAAATTTGATGCTCAGGCCCGTTCAGTCCCCTCGTTGTGAAGCCGAGAAGTGACAGGGGGAGGAAGGTGGCCGACACATGGCAGCaagacaatcgtgaataacgTTATTGCCAAGGGTAGGAGTTGAAACCTGGAAAGGCTTTGGCAAGATGATTTATGATTTACAAGATGTCGACTCGTTGCTATCTGCGGCCATAGAGACATGAAAATACCGCATCCcgttcgatctgcgcagtcAAGCATGTCGTCGCCTAGTCAGTACTGCGGTGGGGGACCACGCGGGAATCctaggtgctgcagttctctctttcttttttcGATTCGCCGTCAATGCATTCATTGCACTGATAGTTCAGTGGTAGAAATCTTGCCTTGCTTTCCTCACAgaatgcgatgcgatgcgaggCGATCTGCTGTCGAGCGTGGCGTCTGTGAtacacgattcgtgattgacagaAGACGtcgaaaaaaaaaaaaaaaaaaaaagagcTGCAAAAAGGCTTTGTTTctgtattcgtgattcacgattcacacgTTTTGTTATGGCTTGGCGTTGGCCAAGGTGACGGAGCCTCAGCCAAAGCTgggattcacgaatcgtatTTTGGCGCGCTTTACaggactcacgactcgtgactgttttCGCCGCCGGGCCAAACTGATCAAACGGGTAATCTGACGACTCGAGCCAAACAGGTCAAGCTCCTGCTTCTCGTGTCTGTCTTGCGTCAAATGAGACAGCGTGAATTGGACCAACTGTGTGTCGAGTTGAGACGGCCGATAAGCTTGCATCCTCCGAGGCGGAGCGCAGAGGAGAGTCAATTCGACCGTAAGAGTGGCGGCCAACCGGGGAGGTgcaagcaatcacgaatagtcGTGACTTGAAAAGTGGTTTCAGAGGAATACCCAATCGCCAACCgtccatcgtgaatgaaagTGCAATTTGAGTAACGAATTCGCAACACAGCcctcagtcacgagtgtgtgtgATTCAATTTGGCGCTATCGTGTATTTCGGGCACTCTTgttcattcacgattcttgatcTGATCATCccttttttctttttttttttttcttttttttcccGCTGTGACAGCGCGGGCGATTCTCGCTCATCaccttcgtgattcgtgaatgattACGATTTTTGACGgtttattcgtgattcgtgattcgtgattcgtgattcgtgattgacgagtGTGAGGTTGACGGTGGCTGTTGGCTGTCATGTTGACATTGTTGGGCAAGGCTCACGGCTCGCAGTTGTCTgtcactcacaactcactCTCTGACTGTCTGTGTGGGTGGTTTGTACGTGTCTGTGCTCACGATCGCTTTGCCCCTGCAACTTGCTGTGACAATCGCAGCCCACCGTCATCTCGAAACGATCGCACGATTTCAAGATTCCACAATCGCACGCTCGTCTCATCGTCTCAGTCTCGGTCCAGCTCTCGACGATCTGCTGCAGGCCATTTGCTTGTCGCACGCCTGCTTGCCTCTCGCAACCACCCTGGCCTGGTCGAGACAGCGGTGCACCATCGCCCGTCCTTTCGGCGCAGCTGGCCCCTCGTCTTAGCTGCTCAGCCTCGCATCCAGCTTGCGTCTGTTATCATCCATCCTTTGCACGCATCCCGAATCCCACCTTCTCGTCTTCCGACTCGCTTCCTATGCCTCGATTGCTGCATCAGCACGCGCATATGCTCTCTCAAGCACTCAC
The Mycosarcoma maydis chromosome 14, whole genome shotgun sequence DNA segment above includes these coding regions:
- a CDS encoding uncharacterized protein (related to endo-1,4-beta-xylanase b) gives rise to the protein MVSSKLAFALMLTAGGVMGRVPNSSQRLDRLVRRQGFGNGGADPLNHPAAPGPGGFGNGGADPLNHPAAAGSVVVSASAAGQMHWSTDVSSVTGEDLVKTLPSGFFLGCEVDNGDLKDPIVAPLAKYMPWVTPGNSLKMGMIYENENSWTELLNGVAKANQGTKLKWKYHTLIWGAEQSQKMMQQSFSKEAMMKTITDFVTNKMCSKIIKEADFWGIDVLNEVFDDSGNGFKKNGYFEVIGEEGYMEVLKLVKKQCPDYKIIVNDYGMESLNAKSDFAFKTIKKWLAQGVPIDAVGLQFHISLQNTYQDMLASIKRWTSEKIPVVLSEVDIPIQSSADLEKQAQQYGNLVHAALEGGAFGVSMWGLVDSHTWLTGMGKGADPLLFDAKGKPKPAAAAIVDVFKKWGNKPVGIEGGRTTDLSGSANGGSSGSASAPGSDADSDSGADCDPDSGSDSGSRSGSGTGSGSGTGSGAGTGTGTGSSDSGDDGPIDKGPPDTGAAAGGATGAPGTGADTSGAPGNGAPGAPGAGGNGAPGAPGSGASGTPGNGAPGAPGAPGAPGAPGAPGAPDAPGNGAPGAPGAAGGNGGEYWKGKHAGWQGNVGAPGGMPQMPMDKQGYAPKHRRAMAYRRRR